The genomic stretch TGAGTTTGCTGTTGAATCaatccttccccagccccccatGTCACAGTGAGGCTTATATTGCTTTTCCTCTGCACTCCAGTTTTAGTCCCTGTTCCTCTTCCCATGCAATCCTTCCCACAAAGGCTGTTTGTCCCTCCAGACCCCAGCCTGTCTCTATTCCTGGTGTGCTTCTTGCTGTGCAGGTTATCTCCGGGAGGGATTCCTGGCGGTGCAGCACGCGGTGGACAGGGCAATCATGCAGTACCACGCCGGTGCCAGCTCTTCCAGCCTGCTGGAGAACATCACCGTGGTGGTGCAGCGCTTCCCCTTCCCGGCCTACGTCAACGACCTCTTCCTCCTGGCCATCCAGAaccagctgcccctgctgctcaTGCTCAGCTTCACCTACACCTCGCTCAACATCATCCGCGCCGTCGTCCACGAGAAGGAGAAGAAGCTGAAGGTGAGAGCTGGCAGGTGcttccctccctctgcagcttttCCCAGTGGATGATGTCTTTAGATTAGGAATGAAATCCCTGTTGTGTGTAGAGCCagtgagcaggaggaggggatggCAGCGGATTAGCGAGGCCCAGGGAAGAATGTTGCTAATCCTGCTGCCATGAGGAGGCTGGGCTCTCCTTGCCATGCAACCCGGGGTGCTGGACCACAGGGATGGTGTTtctcctgggctggcagagaggaCGACATGCTTGGGTTGTGGATTCAAGAGTTCAGCCTGTTTGAAGGAAGGGTTTTGCCTTTGCATGTAGAGGCCCgttgtgtgtgtgctgtggggGCGGCTGGAGCTCGGCCACGTGGTtacagcagcagggcttggcTTCCCCCTGGCGTTGGctgtcctgccctgtgctggctggccCTGGTGGCACCACTGGCACCCTGCTCTGGGTTTGGGCTTCGCTCAGCTCTCTGGGAGCTCCTGCAGTGGTGGCAGCCCTTGTTTGGGGATGTGGGGGACACCATGCCATGCTGGTGGCTGTACAGGACCACTCTGCTGGTGCTTGGGGCTGCCACCTCTTTGCTTGTGCCATGAGGGAAAGCCACCTGTGCCTTGCCCCGGCCGTGCCCAGGGAATGTGGGTGCAGCTGTGGGTGACGCTGTGACCTCCCACAGGAGTACATGCACATGATGGGCCTCAGCAACTGGTTGCACTGGAGCGCCTGGTTCCTCatgttcttcctcttcctcctggtgTCCGTGTTCTTCGTCACCGTGCTCTTTTGTGTCAAGGTGAGTGTCTGTCCCCAGGCCACGAACTCTGTGCTGGCAAGGCACAGGGATGACAGGGCCACTCTGCCATGGGactgtcctgctgtcccagggctccTCCAAAGACTGGAGTTTGGGTTTCCCGGACTGAAATGAGCAGTGCTTCCCCACAGTTCCATTCATGGCAGAGGTGACTACCCCCAAAAGGAGGTGGGGATTGGAGCTCCAGGGACACTGCATGCAGAGCACGAccaccctgctcccacagcctctgGAGCTCCTTGAGCTCCCCCCTCTGCATGTGCCCTCACCAGGTGAAGCAGGATGGGGCTCTCTGGGTGTTGGCCAGGGTGTCCCCTGCCCCTTAGACCCTGCATCACACGAGGGCAATCTGTATTTCCTCCCTCTGGAGTGGTCTGGGAGTTTCTGGGTGTCCTCACCCATCTGAGTTTGTCTCCAGCACTTGGAGAACTTCAGGTCTGTGCTGCTAAAACCacagctggctccagcagctctagGCTTGACAAGATTTTCTTGGCAGGTGAGCGAACAGGGAGCGGTGCTCACCAACAGTGACCCCACCCTGGTGTTCACCTTCCTCGCCAtcttctccatctcctccatctCCTTCAACTTCATGGTGAGCAGCTTCTTCTCACGAGGTGAGTCCCCCTGCGCTGCCTCCTTTTGTTACTGACACTTTGACTTGTGGGGGGggtatttcttcccatttttggCTGCATTTTCCACACAGTGTGTGGAAAGGGATGTGGGTACTGTTGCttcccaaagcagagcaggtCCAAGGACTGGAGCCCCTCtactctggagccaggctgggagagctgggggtattcacctggagaagagaaggctccagggagagctcagaaggggcctgaaggggctccaggagagctggagaaggatttgggacaagggcctggaaggacaggacaagggggaaaggcttcccactgccagagggcagggctggatgggatattgggaaggaattgttccctgggaaggtgggcaggccctggcacagggtgcccagagaagctgtggttgccccatccctggcactgttCAAGACCAgcttggatggggtttggagcaacctggaataATGGAAGGTGTctttcccatggcagggggagggaCAAGGTGGTCTTTAatgccccttccaacccagaccattcccTGGTAGTATGACCAGCTCCTGTCTTTGGGCCTCATCTGGCTGGCTTGGCCCCAGAttctgctctgggatgggcaggaggcTTCTGCAGCTGCCCACCGTGGGGTTGGGGTTGGAGTTAGGCTCCTGCCTTGCTGGGATGTGTGTCCTTGTCCTGCCCCTACATAACCATGCTTTGTGCACAAATCTGGAACATCCCTGGACGGGAAGCTGGTGAGGAGTGCTGGGTGGCATCACCCTGACgttttccctcctgcttttccctgtgctggcagcgaATGTTGCGGCTGCCGCTGGCGGCTTCCTCTACTTCTTCTCCTACATCCCCTACTTCTTCATCTCGCCCCGCTACGACCTGATGTCCCACAGCCAGAAGCTGGCATCCTGCCTCATCTCCAACGTGGCCATGGCCATGGGGGCGCAGCTCATCGGCATGTTTGAGGGGAAAGGTGAGCAGGGCCATCTGTTCCCGGGGAGAGGAGCATCCCCTTCCTGTCAGCCTGGTTTTGTGGTGGGGTGGCACTGGCTTGGTGGAGAGACATTGGAGAGAAGAAGCAATTTCCTTCTTACTAGAGCTGATTGCTCCCATACCAGGGCTCTCTGAACTTGTGCCTGTGCCCCTGGGCTGTGCAAAGTACCATCCTCACTTTAATTACCAAAGGAATTCTGTTCTGATGGATGGGGAACCATTGCATCTCCTCCTTCACAATATGTATCCTTAATTTCTTTAGTTTAAAAGAGTCTGTTGTTGGTTCCATGCAGAGCTATGCATTTACTAGTGGTGGCAGTAGCTCGGTGGCTGTAGTGATTGGAGGGGTGATGGTGGAGGAGGGATCATTGCTTCCCAGGCAGTGGCAGAAAATGCCATGGAAGGAGCATGGTGGGGTGGGAAGCCTCGAGGGGTCAGTGcctcttttccctctgtctgcagaggatcacagagctctgcaggtgctcctggTTAGGGAGCAGTGagctggcagaggggctgctctctgccagTCCTGGAGAAGATGGTCCTCCTGGGGATGCAGAGGGAGCAGTGTTCCATGTGCCTTGCAGGGACTGGCATCCAGTGGAGGGACCTCATGAAGCCTGTCAGCGTGGATGACAACTTCACCTTGGCCCAggtgctggggatgctgctcctgGACTCGGTGCTCTATGGGGTGGTGGCCTGGTACGTGGAGGCTGTGTTCCCTGGGGAGTACGGCGTGCCACAGCCCTGGTACTTCTTCCTCACGGTGAGCACTGCTTACACCCCTCCCTGGGCTTGAGGGGCATCACTTGGGACAGTCACCACTTCTGTGCCATGCAGTAGGCCAGGCAGGTGGGCGAGGGTGGCACCATCTGGCCTCCAGAATCACAGGGCCTGCAGCATGTCCTTGCTGAAGGCTGATGCAGTTGTAGATTTTTACTGTGGATGAAAGTCGTCTTGGCTTTAAAGCTCTCTCCCAGCACTTCCTGGCATGCAGGGTGTTCTTAAATGTCTCCAGGCCCAAGCAAAGGCATTGGAGAGAAACCCCAGGTGGGAGCAACCAGATCCAGCTATTTGACACCCCTGAGCCCTGCCATGCAGGCAGGCATGGGTGACCTGTGTCCCACTGCCAGCTGCCACGTGCCAGGGGTGGTGTCACCCCATCAGCTGAGCGACCCTCACCCTGCCAAGCCAAACACTTGGCGTaacccccagcagctgcagctgcagtgggcaCTGCAGCTACATGGCTGCAGGGAGAATATGTCCTATTTGGATACTGGAGATGGATCCTCTGTTGTTTGATAGAgaggcttttcctcctcccttccaaATTCCTCATCCTAGAGTGGTTTCACTTCAGCATCTCGCTCCCTCTTGCAGTAAGACTGGGGTCTGACTGCAAGAGGGAGCGAGATGCTGAAGTGAAACAGAGGTGCAGCCATTGTCAAAAGCTGATTTTGCATCCAGGAGTTACTGAATTGTTATTCCCACCAGGATTTAAGTTCTCAAACACTTAGTTTCATTCCTAGAGAGCcacatcaagaaaaaaaaaaggggctgTAACTGCAGCAGCTGGACCCCAGGCTGTATTTAGGTGTTTTTCCGGGGTTTTGGAGGGAGTGATCATCCATGGGCTCTCCTGGGCAGGATGATTCTTCTACCTGAGTGATTTTACTTCTCAGTGGAATTTTTTCCATGGAGATGAAGAtggggaaaagctgctgtgtAAGCACAGGCAGTCCTGCTGTAAGGGAGAGAtgggggagggcaggaggagctgttcCATCGTgtcagccctccctgctggagaTGTTCTGGTTGGTAATTCCCAGGCCAAGGAGAGCTGTCTGGGAGATCCTTGGGAGATGTCTGTGGGAAGAAGAGAGTGGCCAAGGCTGGGATGAAGAGatgggctctgcctgtgcctgatTTCTGTCTCTCCCTTCCTCCATCAGCCCTCATACTGGTGTGGGCGGCCCAGGACTGTTGtggggaaagagaaagaggaggaggaggacccTGAGAAAGCCCTGAAGAGTCAGTACATTGAGGAGGAACCAGCTGACCTTGTGTCAGGCATCAAAATAAAGCACCTGTCCAAGGTACTGactgcccagcagggcacaaaCACACCATAATGTTGGTTTTGTAAAATCTCTTGCCTGCAGGCAGCTTCTGTATCCttgagctgccctggggctgggtaTGGCTCTtctccagagctggctgcatTTTGTGGTGGGATGAAGTGCTGCATACTTAGAGGTGCAGTGACATCTGTATTTAACTTGTTGACATCTCAATTTACCCTGAATTAGACCTGTTGTCTCCTGGTACCACCCCGTGAGCATCCCAGGCTTTGGCTGCTGGGTGAAGCCAAGGCACTTGCCTGAAGGGCAGCACCAACTCATGGACTTGATCTCCACAGGTCTTCAAAGTGGGAAACAAGACAAAAGAGGCAGTGAAGGACTTGACAGTGAACATGTACGAGGGGCAGATCACTGTCCTGTTGGGACACAACGGTGCTGGGAAGACCACCACTCTGTCCATGCTCACAGGTAGGagtctcctgctgctctttacCCTCAGAGAAGAGCCAAACCCTGTCtctgagggcagggaggggtttTTGATCTCCTTGGAGCACCTTCAGTTTCCTGAGCTATTGGCTAGGAGTGCCAGGGTAGTGAGAGGAAGATGGAAGGAACATGGGGGgatccctgctcagccctccACAAGAGTGGGATCAGCCAGTGGGTGAGATGACAGCCAGGTTTTGTGCTGGAGAGCTGTGAGAAGAGACTGGACCTGCTGTAGGATTGCTCTCTGTAGGCTTTGCCATGGTAACACAGATAAGGTGGAACTGGTGTTTGTCATTCTTGATCTGCTGGGCTCCACGTACCTATTTTGGCACAATGGACACGATGACCTTTGATTGTCCTCTTCTGTTCTCTattgctctgagctgctcctggcaacTCAGGGGGCTCACAGGACCTTCCTGGaactctgccctggccctgcctggctctcTGCACGGCTCAGAACCGTGTTTGACCTGCCTGTTCCTCTCCTTTCTGCACTGGTGGCCCAGttcccagctgtgggtgccctgCAGCCcgtcctgcagcaggaggaagctgtTGTGCCCCAGCCTGAGCACGAGGCAGACCTGCTCTGGTTTTTGGCAGAAAGCTGGCAGGGCGGGGGGATGCTCACCAGGACCCTCCACATTTCCACTGTCTCTTTGCCACGGGgtcaccctgagctccccacaGGTCTGCACTCCCCGACGGGCGGGCAGGCCTACATCAACGGCTACGAGATCTCCCAGGACATGGTCCTGATCCGCCGcagcctggggctctgcccCCAGCACGACGTCCTCTTCGACAACATGACAGTGGAAGAGCACCTCCACTTCTATGCAGGGGTGAGCCTGGCACTGAGCAGGGGGACAGCCCTTGGGGAGGCACCTGGGCTCCTGGAGGTAGGGGAGTGTGGTGAGATATATCAAGGGGGTCCAAAAATGGTCAGAGGGTGGAacacctctgctctggagccaggctgggagagctgggggtattcacctggagaaggctgcAGGGTGACCTTGGAGCCTCTTGCAGTGACTGCAGGGGTTCCAGGAGAGGGATtttggacaagggcctggaatGACAAGACGATGGGGAATGGTTTCACACTGAGAGAGGGCAGGGTTGTTAAATGGGATAtacagaaattcttccctgggagggtgatgaggccctggcacaggttacccagagaagctgtggctgcccctggatccctggaagtgtccaaggccaggttggatggggcttggagcagcctgggctagtggaaggcgtccctgcccaaggcagggcaCTTGGCCTAAATGATCTTAAAGgaccctcccaacccaaactattcagTGATTCCATGATAAGCAGAACAGCCCTTGCATCCTCTTCCCACCTCATCTGAAGGCTGGTGGAGGAGTGGAGGGTCTCAGACAGCACAACTCCATGGAGCCacccctgccagctgtgccagctcctgcaggggtgGGCAGGAGTCCATCTCTGCTTCCCCACTTTCCTGTCTGAGTGTGGAGCAGGGCGTGTGGTGGGGcttggcagccctgcaggtggcctcatccctcccttcccctgtcTGGCAGCTGAAAGGATTCCCAGCTTCCAAGTGTCCTGAGGAGATCAACCACATCCTGAGGATCCTCGGCCTGGAGGACAAGCGCCGCTCCCTGAGCAAGGCTCTCTCCGGGGGCATGAAGCGCAAGCTGTCCATCGGCATCGCCCTCATCGGGGACTCCAAGGCAGGTGGCTTTGCTGGGCTCACCTCACACCTGGGGCCAGTGCAGGTCcttggggtggctctggggctgttcCTCATCTGCGGTGAGCCAGTGGGGGAAGCAAGGACAGCGGGGAGCGGGCAGGAGCACCCCCACTCTGAGGGTCATGCCCCAAGGCTCTGCTGTCTGGTAGCTGCTCCCCAAGTTCATTGCTGTGAGGCCAAGGCTTCTCCTGGGCCCTGAGGttgtcccctcctgtgctgctgggcctcccccagccctttcTGACCTGCTCCCACCTCCTGAGTGCAGGTGGTGATGCTGGATGAGCCGACGTCAGGGATGGACCCAGCCTCCCGCAGAGCAACGTGGgatcttctgcagcagcagaggagcaacAGAACCATCCTGCTGACCACTCACTTCATGGACGAGGCAGACCTGCTGGGGGACCGCATCGCCATCATGGCCAAGGGCGAGCTGCAGTGCTGCGGCTCCTCGCTCTTCCTCAAGCGCAAATACGGtatgggagcagagcaggctgtgctctgtgtcttctcctggccagggaggagcaggaggggtatagagagcagggaggggatccATTGCTCCTTGCCTGATGGCTGGTTGCTCCCCATCCTGCTGTTCAGCCTCTCCTGTGGCCCATCCCCACATTTGCGCTTGCATTGTGTCCGTGTCAGATGCAAAGTGGTGCCTGTGCATCCCTCTctgttccagccccctgcccaggctgggctgggctgggattgaccctcctctcccttctctcgTGGCTCCCCCCAGGGGCTGGATATCACATGGTGATGGTGAAGGAGCCCAACTGCAGCCTGGGAGAGATCTCCCGCCTCATCTGCCAGTACGTGCCCAACGCCACCATGGAGAGCAACGCCGGGGCAGAGCTGTCCTTCATCCTGCCCAAGGAGAGCACACACAGGTAATGGCATTGTCCtctgctgcccctccctgggGGGTCCCTTTGTCTTCACATGCTGTCTCACAGGCTTGCTGGAaaggggagctgctccctgcatcAGCACTGGTCATGGAAAATGGAATTCAGTTCCTCCTGTAGTGCCGAGGGCGGCACACACAAGGCAGGATGTTCTGGCTCTGAAATCAGATCTGTAGACCCAGGAGGTCAGGGGAGCTGATTGTctctttctgctctgttctcGTGAGAGCCCCTCCTGCAGTGCTTCCTCTCCATCTGGAGGTAccagcaggaggatgtggagctCCTGGAACAAGTCCAGGGAGGCCACGAGATGCTCCAAGGCCTGGAGCCTCTCGTTTTGGAGCcaagctgggagagctgggggtgctcacctggagaggagaaggctccagggacacctcagagcccctgccagggcctaaaggggctccaggagagctggagagggactggggacaagggatggagggacaggacacagggaatggctcccactgccagagggctggattggatgggatattgggcaggaattgtttcctgtgagggaggggaggccctggcacagggtgcccagagcagctgtggctgcccctggatccctggcagtgtccaaagccaaactggatggggtttggagcaccctaggatagtggaaggtgtctctgcccaaggcagggggtGGAGTGAGATGATCAGTAAGGTCCATTCCAAACTCAAACCCTTTTGTGTTcccatgattctgtgacagCTGAGGCAAGAACGAACAGCCAGTGGAGCCCAAAGTCtgcccttggggacaggggtgtgCTCAATGCCACAGGTCACCCTGGGGTTGGATGCAAGACTCCAGCCAGCTGCGGGACTGATGCCCAGGGGGTCTTTACCCCTGAGTGCCCCCTCCCATGGGCGTCGGTGTCTGACGTGTCCCTTCTCTGCTCAGGTTTGAGGCCCTGTtcacagagctggagcagaggcgGGAGGAGCTGGGCATCGCCAGCTATGGTGCCTCGGTCACCACCATGGAGGAGGTGTTCCTCAGGTAGGTGAGGGAGTGACCAGTGCCTGTGTGCTTTGGTgatggccagcacagccctctgaGGCACTTGTTGGCTTTGGTCTCTTGGCTTTGGCTTCCCCAGCTCAGAACAGCTGTATCCTGCCTGGATCTGTTTCATCACCAGCTTTCCCTCCTGCCACAGGGTTGGGAAGCTCGTGGACTCCAGCATGGATATCCAGGCCatccagctgcctgctctgcagtaCCAGCACGAGAGACGCTCCAACGACTGGGCCATGGATGACTCCAGCAGCCTGAGTGGCATGACGGACATGACGGATGACAGCGGGGCGCTCATTACTGAGGACTGCTCCAGCATCAAGCTCAACACCGGGGTGAGTGCTGGGGGCTTGGTGCAGCAGGAACGGGGAGGTGACATGTGAAGGGAGGGGCTTGAAATAGGGTTACCAGGTGGAGCCTCCCCTACGGTTGCTCTTGTTGCATGTGGTTTGGAGCCACAATCGAATTGAAAGCTCGAGTTGGAATCTGCATCATTAGGACAAATGATTTTTAGGGTTGGTAGGGTTGCTCTTCATATTAATCTTGGGATCTGAGTTGCTCTTCAAGGTGATCTAATGTGGTTTTCCACCTGCTGTTGTTCCATCGTTGGGGTTTTCCAGAAGGAAGATGAGAAAATCCATCTTCCTGGCCTCGCTAGGCTCGTGTTCCAGTTCCCTGGCAGCCCTTCATGCCCCGCTGCCTCAGCGCCTGTGATCTATATCCCTTGTCTTCTCAAGGGCATGTCTCAAAggcagagggggaggaggaTGTTGCTGGGTTTGAAAAGCACAGAAGGTGTTTGCAGGGACTGGCCGGGGCACTTGCAGGTGCTCACCCGGTTGCTCTGGCTGACACCTGCCCTGCAGTAATCCTGTTTGGGAGCCTCAGCTGCTTGGAGGTGGAGGAAGGTAAAGGTCATGGCTAAAGCTGCTTTTAACACCTGAGACTGTGACTTGTTCAGAAGCCATGGAGCTGgatgagctggagctgggcagctgcCCTGCTAATCCCTTTATAGGCTTAGCTGGAGAGCAGactctgctgcaggctggcaggtGCATAAAGGATGGCGGTGGTTTGGGGTCATCCTCCACATCAGCTGCATGGGGTGACGtgtctgcagctggcagggctcaCCATGATCCGGCCTCTCCCCTCGCAGTTCtacctgtgctgccagcagttCTACGCCATGTTCATGAAGCGAGCTGTGTACAGCTGGCGCAACTGGAAGATGGTGGCGGCGCAGTTCCTCGTGCCTCTGATCTTCACTGCCTTTGCCCTCATCGTGGCCAAGACCTTCCCGGGCCCGCGGGACTCGTCCCAGCTGCGGCTGACGCTGGAGCCCTACGGCCAGACAGTCGTGCCTTTCCTGGTGTCGGGCGCCGCGGGGCTGCCGCAGAGGCTGGCGGAGCAGTACTCGGAGCTGCTGGATGCCCAGCGTCAGTCGCCACTGGAGGTGCTGGGTGAGGGCTCAGGGAGAACCCCTGGGACAGGTGGTGCCTGGCGGGGTGGCCAGGGGCCACTGGTGTGGGTGGTTTAGGTCCCAGCTGTGCCGTATCTGATGCTGTTCTTTCCTGCGTGGGAGTGTCGCATCATTGGCAGGACCCCTCCTCATCTGAGCAGAGCTATCTTCTCCACAACCCCATGTTTGTGgccactggaacaggctccccagggaatggtcatgCCCCAATGCTCCCAGAGCTCAAGGAgctttggacaatgctctcaggcacatggtggcattgttggggtgtcctgtgtaGGGCCGGAAGTTGAactcgatgatccttgtgggtcctttccaactcaggagATTCTATGgatctgtgtttctgtgatcaGGACTAGGGGGGGCCACCAGGGCTAAGTCTGCTTGGGGTCTTTTCCAGTGTGCCTCAGTTGGCAGTGGTGTGACGGAGCCCGCCCCTAACAGTGGTGGTGTTTGGCAGGTGGGCTGGAGGAGTACCTCATCTCCCGAGCCTCTGAGGAAGGAGGAGCCTTCAACGAGCACTACATTGCAGCCGCCTCCTTCGAGGCCGTGGGGAACCGCACGCTGGTCACGGCGCTCTTCAACAACCAGGCCTACCACTCCCCGGCCACCGCGCTCATGCTGGCCGACAGTGCCATCCTCAGGGTGCTGGCAGGCCCCAACGCCTCCATCACCGTCACCAACTACCCCCAGCCCCGCAACATCACCGAGAAGGCCAAGGACCAGCTCATGGAGTACGTGTGGTGATGGCACAGGGCTCGCTTTCCTGCTAGGGCTCCCATGGGTGCAGGTTGGTTTGGTTGGGCTGGAATCAGTGAagaagccaggctggagcttcTCAGACCCAAATGTAGCTGTGATTGCACTCAGGAGGTCAGGGGAGCAAAGCTGTGGAGGTGACttccctgctgagcctggcagcCACGTCACCCCATGCACATCTCAGAGGCTGGCTGTTCCCCTCGAGATACTGGCTGGGGTTATTTTTCCTGGGCGCTCATAGTAGTGGAGGCCATGTGGCCATGCTCTTCACAAAACCCCACATCCAGGGCCTCTGAACCTCACCTAGACCAGAGGGGCCATGTCTGGGACCTCACCAAGGCAGAGTGGTGGTTTGTGGTGTGCAGGGTGGGCTCTGCCTGGGGGATGATTGTCTCCCTTGAGTGTTTCTTCAGCATGTTGGTAAAGTGTAGCCTCTTCAAGAAGCCCAGTGTGGATGTGCTGGCCACAGCTTTCTCAAGAGtggcagcagaggggcaggtgctgatctctgctctctgtgaccaGAGACAGGACCCGAAGGAATgtctgaagctgtgtcaggggagggtt from Haemorhous mexicanus isolate bHaeMex1 chromosome 17, bHaeMex1.pri, whole genome shotgun sequence encodes the following:
- the ABCA3 gene encoding phospholipid-transporting ATPase ABCA3 encodes the protein MVVLRQFRLLLWKNYILQKRQILVTLIEVCLPLLFAAILIALRHRVHSVSHPNATLYPSQSVDELPSFFSSQHASNPWELAYVPSNSSAVRSIAEAVERALPINIRAQGFPSERDFEEYVRLDNRSGSVLAAVVFQHRFPHSSAPLPLQVEYELRFKYSPRNAPRSEQTGLNPNLDRDWHTSYLFPLFQLPGPREAKFADGGTPGYLREGFLAVQHAVDRAIMQYHAGASSSSLLENITVVVQRFPFPAYVNDLFLLAIQNQLPLLLMLSFTYTSLNIIRAVVHEKEKKLKEYMHMMGLSNWLHWSAWFLMFFLFLLVSVFFVTVLFCVKVSEQGAVLTNSDPTLVFTFLAIFSISSISFNFMVSSFFSRANVAAAAGGFLYFFSYIPYFFISPRYDLMSHSQKLASCLISNVAMAMGAQLIGMFEGKGTGIQWRDLMKPVSVDDNFTLAQVLGMLLLDSVLYGVVAWYVEAVFPGEYGVPQPWYFFLTPSYWCGRPRTVVGKEKEEEEDPEKALKSQYIEEEPADLVSGIKIKHLSKVFKVGNKTKEAVKDLTVNMYEGQITVLLGHNGAGKTTTLSMLTGLHSPTGGQAYINGYEISQDMVLIRRSLGLCPQHDVLFDNMTVEEHLHFYAGLKGFPASKCPEEINHILRILGLEDKRRSLSKALSGGMKRKLSIGIALIGDSKVVMLDEPTSGMDPASRRATWDLLQQQRSNRTILLTTHFMDEADLLGDRIAIMAKGELQCCGSSLFLKRKYGAGYHMVMVKEPNCSLGEISRLICQYVPNATMESNAGAELSFILPKESTHRFEALFTELEQRREELGIASYGASVTTMEEVFLRVGKLVDSSMDIQAIQLPALQYQHERRSNDWAMDDSSSLSGMTDMTDDSGALITEDCSSIKLNTGFYLCCQQFYAMFMKRAVYSWRNWKMVAAQFLVPLIFTAFALIVAKTFPGPRDSSQLRLTLEPYGQTVVPFLVSGAAGLPQRLAEQYSELLDAQRQSPLEVLGGLEEYLISRASEEGGAFNEHYIAAASFEAVGNRTLVTALFNNQAYHSPATALMLADSAILRVLAGPNASITVTNYPQPRNITEKAKDQLMEGQTGFAIAINLLYGMASLASTFALLLVSERAIKAKHVQFVSGVYVVNFWLSALLWDIINFLIPCALMLVIFQAFNVQAFTQDSHLVDVMLIFLLYGWAIIPLMYLLSFFFSVAATAYTRLTIFNILSGTATFLAVTIMSIPELGLVDLSKTLDKVFLVLPNYCLGQCISDFYQNYEFIQFCTSSVEAIFICKAFNISYQMNYFSWETPGIGRYLTSLAIQGFSFLFLLFLIETNLLWRLRTLVCGICRRRKWVALLNRVSVLPEDRDVADERKKVLESPPELLSSLSSPLVIKELTKVYDSRESLLAVDRISLAVSKGECFGLLGFNGAGKTTTFKMLTGDESITSGDAFVDGHSILANIKKVQQRIGYCPQFDALLEHMTGRETLGMYARLRGIPERYIGSCVENMLRGLLLEPHADKLVRTYSGGNKRKLSAGIALIGGPPVIFLDEPSTGMDPVARRLLWDAVTRTRECGKSIIFTSHSMEECEALCTRLAIMVNGQFKCLGSPQHLKSKFGSGYTLLAKTRSEEEGELQAFKAFVEKTFPGSVLKHEHQGMVHYHLTNKNLSWAQVFGALEKAKEKYRLEDYSVSQISLEQVFMSFTRFQHYTEDRGK